The Chitinophaga lutea genome contains the following window.
TTGACTTTACCGCACAGCCTTCACTGAGGAACTTTGGCGTTAACCTGAAAGTGTCCTTTTAACATTGAGCAGTAAAAAAGAACAAACCATGAAAAGAACCATAAAATATTATCTCGCAGGATTGGCCATTGCCGCGCTGGTACTGCCTGGATGTAAAAAGTTCCTGGACGTAAACGAAAATCCGAACGCTACTGAAAAAGCCGGTGAAGCACAGATTCTTCCCGCTGTTCAGGCGAGCGCGGCCTACGTAACGGGGCAGTATTACCAGGTTTTCGGCGGTATGTGGGCCCAGTACTGGACGCAGGCGCAAACCTCCAACCAGTATAAAACCATCGACTCTTACGCTTCTACCGCCAGCGATTTCAACACCATGTGGTCGCTGATGTATGCGGGCGGACTTTCCGATACGGATTCCCTGATCTCCAAAAGGTTCATAAAAAAGACGGAAAACTACGCCGCCATCGGTTATGCGATGCGCGCCTACATTTTCCAGCTGCTCACGGACGCGTTTGGAGATATTCCGCTGAAAGAAGCGCTGAAAGGCGACAAGAACCTGAGCCCGAAATATGATACGCAGAAAGAAGTGTACGACAGTATTTTCGTATGGCTTGACCGGAGCATCAGCTTGTCTGACCCTGATTCCGACTTTACTCCCGGCTCCGACGACCTGATAGGCGAAGGGGATATGGAATTCTGGATCCAGTTTGCCAACACGCTGAAGCTGCGCGCTTACATGCGCCTCTCCGAAGTGGACGCGCCCCGTGCGCAGGCCGGCATTTCAGCCATGTACACCGCAGGTGCCGAATTCCTGTCGACCGATGCGAAAGTAAGCTACAGCACCGCTGGTGGCAACCAGAACCCGCTGTATGCCGAAATGGTTGGTTTGAGCAGGGTACAGAACATCCGCGCCAGCTCTACCGCTGTGAACCAGTTCAAGGCTAACGCAGACCCGCGCCTTACCAAGTTCTATACGCTGGTAGGCGGTATCGTGGAAAGCACCCGCCAGGGCAGCTTTGACACCACCAATACCGAAAGGCCGCTGTCCCGTCCTTCCCCGCTGCTGGGTGGCGACGCACGTACGGACGTTTCTGCCTCCGCTCCTGTGAAACTGATTTCCGAAGCGGAAAGTTATTTCCTGCAGGCGGAAGCAGCAGCAAGAAGCTGGGGTACCGGTAACGCACAGGCGCTCTATGAAGCCGGCATCCGTGCCAGCTTTGCCGCCTATGGCCTCACCCCCGCCAATGCGAACACTTATATCGCAGGCGCCGGTAAATGGCCCGGAGGTACTGTGGCTGCACAGGTTAAAGCCATCATCACGCAGAAGTACTTCGCGATGTGCGGTAACCAGAGCTTCGAAGCATGGTCTGAATACCGCCGTACCGGCTTCCCGGACTTCCTGGTGGATTCCTATGCATCCGTACTGCCCGCAGGCGTGAAACCCGCGCGTTTCCTCTATCCGCAGACAGAGCAGACCCGGAACGCCAACTATCCCGGCAACAAAAAAATCGACGAGAAAGTTTGGTGGGATAAATAATCTCTTCCGAACGACCATATTGCCGCGAGGCCGTCTCATTTGAGGCGGCCTCGCTTTTTGTTTTATAACCCTTGCAGAAAAGACGGTTTCAGTAGCTCCACAAACCGTTGTTATAAATATCGAAGTCGAGCTTACGCTGCGCTCCGGTGCGGCGGTTCCTGATGCTATAACCTTCGCCGAGGGCAATATGGTTCGTGCCGGGAGACAGCAGCCACTTTTGCGGGGAGGCATTGCCACCGGGAGCATCGTCATCTTCCCAAGTAACGCTCACAAGGAGCTCGAGTGTCCACGGTAAATTAGCCAGTTGCGTCATACTCGCGTCTGTATAGGCCCACAGGTCACATTGCCAGGTACTACCGATTTCAGTGCCGTTATTGATGACTTGTTCATTCGTTTTTGCCATTACAAAATAAGGGCGGTTGTACATGTGATTGTATGTATCGATGTCTCCCACGGAGAGCCAGTTGTTACGGCCGAATGTAGAGCCGTCGAGCCGGGTAATCGTTGGTTGGCCGTTGGCAGAAAAAGCGAAGGATTCATATAGCATCACCGACGCGAAGTCGAATGTGCCGATCTGGAAACCAGGTACGCCAATTTCTTCCCAGGTCCAGAAATTGGGAGCCGCGCCGCTTTGCATGTTCTGCGGATGGATGGCGATGCTCATCCAGCGGTCTTTCCGGGACTGTTCATGGAAGAAACCTATGGCGTGGCCAATCTCATGAATAACAGAGGTGACATCGCAACCAGGCGCCAGTTTGATCTCCTGCCGGCCTCCAATTTTTCCGTATGTGGCGGCGCACACCGTGCTGGGAACAAATTCAACATAGTCAGGCTGGCTGGTGCGCACAACAAACTGGAGATTGGTTTGCTGCTGCCAGTGGCTGATGGCATCTTCAACATCGAACCTGTCGGCCAAAGGCAGGTTGGGGTGAATCGCGTAGAATACTGTTCTGTTGGGCCACATTCTGGCAAAGGATGAAACGCCGGTGCGCGCATTTTCTTCCGTTTCGCCTTTCAGGAATGCTATCTGCTCTTTGCTGAGCACAATGTCTCCCTGTAGGTAGTATTCGCCGTTGTACTCGACAACAGGTGTTTTTTTGCCTGTTTTTCTATTTTCCAATACAACCGGTGTGCCTGCCGGGCCCTGGAGGCAGGCAACGCAGGCCGGGGCTCCCGTCACTCGCGTGGATTCATTCTTTGACCTCGTTTCTTTTTTACAGGCTGAAAATAAAAGGATAAGAGCGGGCAATAGCCATGCATTAAGTTTCCATTGGGTGTTCATGGTGAATGTTTTAAGCGTGATCTTGGAATAAGGGTGTAACAAGGGTTTAAAACAGATTGAATTTCGGGATTTTCCATGTTATTTTTCCGTATTATTCAGGACGGCTTTTTATATCACATGTTTATGTAGTATCTTTACCAATTGACAATCAGTATCTTGTGGACTTGATCCCGTCACATCACTTTTCCGTATACGAGGCATGAAAGCATTCACTATGAAAAATGCGCTGATCTTATGGCTGTCAGTCACCATAAGTATTCCCGCTTTTGCACAAAAATCCCTTCCAGTTGCAGACAGCGCCGCGCCGGCCGCCAAGCTGCTCGATGAAGTAGTTATTGCCGGGTACAACGTTGCTACCCGGAAACAATACACCGGCGCCGTTACCACCATTCCCGGCGCGCAGGTAAGCCGGATGCCCGTCGCCTCCTTCGATCAGGCGCTGCAGGGCCTGGCCCCGGGCCTTTATGTGGCGGCATCTTCCGGCCAGCCGGGTGCCACGGGCCGTGTGCTTATCAGGGGACAGGCCAATCTGGGCGGCGTGGTATCGCCACTGTATGTAGTGGATGGTATTGCGGTGGAGAGCGGTGTTTTTATGAGCATGAACCCTTCCGATTTTGCTTCCGTCAGCATCCTGAAAGATGCCAACGCCACCGCTCTCTACGGCGCGCGCGGCGCCAACGGCGTGATACTGATCACCACGAAGAGAGGCAAAATGGGCCCGGCGCGCCTCGTGTTCAACACACGGCACGGTGTTTCCGTGCCCACCCGCGACCGCTTCGATATGATGAATACGGCCGAGCGGCTGCAGTTCGAAGAAGAGGTAGGCCTCGAAACAGGAGGGCGCACACTCGGCCCCGGCTGGCGCTTTTCAGCGAAAAACCCCGCGAATGCCAACCTTGCCCCGGCGGTCAAAGAACGTTACGCGGCTATTCTCGACAGCCTGCGCGGTATTCAGACCGACTGGCGCGATTATCTTCTCCGTTCTTCAGCGCCCTTTCATGAATACGACCTGAGTGCTTCCGGCGGCTCCGAAAACGTGCGCTTTTACACTTCCGGGAATTACATGAAACAGGCCGGCATAGCTTACCGTTCCGATATCGAACGGTACAGCCTGCGCACCAATCTCGATTTTACCGCGGACAGGTTTTCGGCCTCGGTGAACACCGCCATCGGTTATTCGAATAACGACTTCATCGATAACGAGAACCTGACCAATGTCGGCAATCCTTTCGCCGCCGTGTATTATGCCCTGCCTTACGAGCAGCCTTACGTGAACGGGCAGCTGATGCACAGCGGGAATAAAGACCGCCTCGGCGGCGCGTATGATACCCGCGAAGGCTCCGACGCACTGGAGCGGATGCAGAACACCACTTACCGCGTTAACCAACTGAAAGGCCTCGTAAACACCGCCATGCGCTACAATATCCTCAGTTCGCTGTTTGCCAGCGCCAACTTCGGGATGGACTACCGGGAGAATGTGGATACGCGCACCGTGAAGCCCGGCTCGCACAGCGCCATCACCACACCCGGCGGGCAGGGGCTGCACCGCGAAGAGATGACACGGTATTACCAGTTTACGGCTACTACCGGCCTCACCTACACGAAATCTTTCCATCAACTGCATAACCTGACCGTCAGCGGCTTCTATGAGTTCAACCGCATGAAAACCTCCG
Protein-coding sequences here:
- a CDS encoding SusD/RagB family nutrient-binding outer membrane lipoprotein — encoded protein: MKRTIKYYLAGLAIAALVLPGCKKFLDVNENPNATEKAGEAQILPAVQASAAYVTGQYYQVFGGMWAQYWTQAQTSNQYKTIDSYASTASDFNTMWSLMYAGGLSDTDSLISKRFIKKTENYAAIGYAMRAYIFQLLTDAFGDIPLKEALKGDKNLSPKYDTQKEVYDSIFVWLDRSISLSDPDSDFTPGSDDLIGEGDMEFWIQFANTLKLRAYMRLSEVDAPRAQAGISAMYTAGAEFLSTDAKVSYSTAGGNQNPLYAEMVGLSRVQNIRASSTAVNQFKANADPRLTKFYTLVGGIVESTRQGSFDTTNTERPLSRPSPLLGGDARTDVSASAPVKLISEAESYFLQAEAAARSWGTGNAQALYEAGIRASFAAYGLTPANANTYIAGAGKWPGGTVAAQVKAIITQKYFAMCGNQSFEAWSEYRRTGFPDFLVDSYASVLPAGVKPARFLYPQTEQTRNANYPGNKKIDEKVWWDK
- a CDS encoding M12 family metallopeptidase encodes the protein MENRKTGKKTPVVEYNGEYYLQGDIVLSKEQIAFLKGETEENARTGVSSFARMWPNRTVFYAIHPNLPLADRFDVEDAISHWQQQTNLQFVVRTSQPDYVEFVPSTVCAATYGKIGGRQEIKLAPGCDVTSVIHEIGHAIGFFHEQSRKDRWMSIAIHPQNMQSGAAPNFWTWEEIGVPGFQIGTFDFASVMLYESFAFSANGQPTITRLDGSTFGRNNWLSVGDIDTYNHMYNRPYFVMAKTNEQVINNGTEIGSTWQCDLWAYTDASMTQLANLPWTLELLVSVTWEDDDAPGGNASPQKWLLSPGTNHIALGEGYSIRNRRTGAQRKLDFDIYNNGLWSY
- a CDS encoding SusC/RagA family TonB-linked outer membrane protein, with product MKAFTMKNALILWLSVTISIPAFAQKSLPVADSAAPAAKLLDEVVIAGYNVATRKQYTGAVTTIPGAQVSRMPVASFDQALQGLAPGLYVAASSGQPGATGRVLIRGQANLGGVVSPLYVVDGIAVESGVFMSMNPSDFASVSILKDANATALYGARGANGVILITTKRGKMGPARLVFNTRHGVSVPTRDRFDMMNTAERLQFEEEVGLETGGRTLGPGWRFSAKNPANANLAPAVKERYAAILDSLRGIQTDWRDYLLRSSAPFHEYDLSASGGSENVRFYTSGNYMKQAGIAYRSDIERYSLRTNLDFTADRFSASVNTAIGYSNNDFIDNENLTNVGNPFAAVYYALPYEQPYVNGQLMHSGNKDRLGGAYDTREGSDALERMQNTTYRVNQLKGLVNTAMRYNILSSLFASANFGMDYRENVDTRTVKPGSHSAITTPGGQGLHREEMTRYYQFTATTGLTYTKSFHQLHNLTVSGFYEFNRMKTSGMRVTGYGITPGLYGTLSGITQGTALNGFIPQVGGGKTGLAMASWIALARYSYADKYLLNLTYRRDGSSTVPEQNRWKSFYSIGAGYDMSKETFLEPQTWLNTLRLRASYGTSASPFPGNFAYTAGYGASRYDGSPAIIPTSPGNTNYDWEYTKIFNAGVDVALFDQRLRLVADWYNRRTEGVFVEEQLSQTSGFSSRMNNAGVIRNRGIEIDLSGDIVRNGDFSWYAGINFTYNKNKIISLGKTKEFTQGTNLFRTGLPVNTHYVVKWAGVDPQTGKPQYYNRDGSITNVANPAQSVAEFGTSDPPYFGGFTTGAKWKGFSADVLFTYAQDYYRYDSEEFYTLNSNGNAASNQSRKWLSRWRKPGDVTNQPKFGEPFGFSSRELQNSSFVRLRNVQLAYTFPEKLLKSTRILRGAMVYMQGQNLLTFTSWTGFDPEDTNNTALFEYPAARTITAGARIQF